The genomic window CAAGGAACTGCGCGAGCTGAACGGCGAACAGGACGGCGAGGAGTCCGACGACTACCGGGCGCGCGTAGAGGCCGCCGATCTGCCGGAGAACGTACGGGAGGCCGCGCTCAAGGAGGTCGACAAGCTGGAGCGGTCGAGCGACCAGTCGCCCGAGGGCGGATGGATCCGGACCTGGCTCGACACCGTTCTCGAACTGCCGTGGAACGAGCGGACAGTGGACGCGTACGACATCCAGGGCGCCCAGCGGGTGCTCGACGCCGAGCACGCGGGGCTGGAGGACGTGAAGGAGCGCATCACCGAGTACCTCGCCGTGCGGAAGCGGCGCGCGGAGCGGGGGCTGGGTGTCGTCGGTGGTCGGCGCGGGGGTGCCGTGCTCGCCCTCGTCGGGCCGCCCGGTGTCGGCAAGACCAGCCTCGGCGAGTCCGTGGCGCACGCCATGGGGCGCAAGTTCGTCCGGGTCGCGCTCGGCGGCGTACGGGACGAGGCGGAGATCCGCGGGCACCGGCGTACGTACGTGGGCGCCCTGCCCGGACGTATCGTCCGCGCCATCAAGGAGGCGGGCTCCATGAACCCCGTCGTCCTGCTCGACGAGATCGACAAGGTGGGCTCCGACTTCCGGGGCGACCCGGCCGCCGCGCTGCTCGAGGTCCTCGACCCCGCCCAGAACCACACCTTCCGGGACCACTACCTGGAGGTGGAGCTGGACCTCAGCGACGTCGTCTTCCTCGCCACCGCCAATGTGCTGGAGGCGATCCCGGAGGCGCTGCTCGACCGGATGGAGCTCGTCCGGCTCGACGGGTACACCGAGGACGAGAAGGTCGTCATCGCCCGCGACCACCTGCTGCCCCGGCAGCTGGAGCGCGCCGGGCTCGGCGCCGACGAGGTCACCCTCGACGAGAGCGCGCTGCGCAAGCTCGCCGGTGAGTACACGCGCGAGGCGGGCGTACGGAACCTGGAGCGATCCGTCGCGCGGCTGCTCCGCAAGGTCGCGGCCCAGCACGAACTGGGGCAGCGGGAGCTGCCGTTCACCGTCGGGGACGAGGATCTGCGCGGTCTCATCGGGCGTCCGCACCATGTGCCCGAGTCGGCCCAGGACCCGGCGGAGCGGCGTACGGCCGTACCGGGTGTCGCGACCGGGCTCGCGGTCACCGGCGCGGGCGGCGACGTTCTCTACGTCGAGGCGTCGCTGGCCGACCCGGAGACGGGCGCGGCAGGGCTCACCCTCACCGGCCAACTGGGCGACGTCATGAAGGAGTCCGCGCAGATCGCCCTCTCCTTCCTGCGCTCGCACGGCGCCGAACTGGAGCTGCCCGTCGCCGACCTCAAGGACCGGGGCGTGCACATCCACTTCCCGGCGGGCGCGGTCCCCAAGGACGGTCCGAGCGCCGGCGTCACCATGACGACGGCCCTCGCCTCGCTCCTGTCCGGCCGGCTCGTCCGTACGGACGTGGCGATGACCGGTGAGGTCTCGCTGACGGGACGGGTCCTGCCCATCGGCGGCGTGAAGCAGAAGCTGCTCGCCGCGCACCGGGCGGGCGTCACCACCGTCATCATCCCCAAGCGCAACGAGGCCGACCTCGACGACGTCCCCGCCGAGGTCCTCGACAAGCTCGACGTCCACGCGGTC from Streptomyces sp. DSM 40750 includes these protein-coding regions:
- the lon gene encoding endopeptidase La, translating into MASTSAPLTLPVLPLDEEVVLPGMVVPLDLNDTDVRAAVEAAQAAARAEPGKPKVLLVPRIDGAYASTGVLGTVEQVGRLADGDPGALIRALGRVRIGAGTTGPGAALWVEGARIDESVPEPLPGQVVELVKEYKALATSWLRKRGAWQVVDRVQAIDDVSALADNSGYSPFLTTEQKIQLLETGDPVARLKLATQLLRDHLAEQDVAETIAKDVQEGVEKQQREFLLRRQLEAVRKELRELNGEQDGEESDDYRARVEAADLPENVREAALKEVDKLERSSDQSPEGGWIRTWLDTVLELPWNERTVDAYDIQGAQRVLDAEHAGLEDVKERITEYLAVRKRRAERGLGVVGGRRGGAVLALVGPPGVGKTSLGESVAHAMGRKFVRVALGGVRDEAEIRGHRRTYVGALPGRIVRAIKEAGSMNPVVLLDEIDKVGSDFRGDPAAALLEVLDPAQNHTFRDHYLEVELDLSDVVFLATANVLEAIPEALLDRMELVRLDGYTEDEKVVIARDHLLPRQLERAGLGADEVTLDESALRKLAGEYTREAGVRNLERSVARLLRKVAAQHELGQRELPFTVGDEDLRGLIGRPHHVPESAQDPAERRTAVPGVATGLAVTGAGGDVLYVEASLADPETGAAGLTLTGQLGDVMKESAQIALSFLRSHGAELELPVADLKDRGVHIHFPAGAVPKDGPSAGVTMTTALASLLSGRLVRTDVAMTGEVSLTGRVLPIGGVKQKLLAAHRAGVTTVIIPKRNEADLDDVPAEVLDKLDVHAVTDVRQVLELALAPAEVEVPVAA